One stretch of Balneola sp. MJW-20 DNA includes these proteins:
- the mutY gene encoding A/G-specific adenine glycosylase: MDRSLFKDELLNWYDQHKRSMPWRDAGDPYKTWVSEIMLQQTRVEQATPYFLNFISQFPTVDELAAAEQQDVLKAWEGLGYYSRARNLHYAAKQVSEEMNGNIPGTYKELLGLKGIGPYTAAAISSISFDETRAAVDGNVIRVICRLYGIEDDVRSTKTRNQVQELADQLIHKKRPGDHNQAMMELGSQICTPTSPDCEHCPVHTHCVAHKMARTDSIPYKSKAGKKPHKHIGVGIIHNEDGRVLIALRPEDVMLGGLWEFPGGKQEKEEEITETVIRELKEELGVEVKIIRPFMDLKHTYSHFSITLHSFICIIDEGTPKPRSSQEIKWVKINELEQYPFPKANKSLTEKLINNGI; encoded by the coding sequence TTGGACAGAAGCCTATTCAAAGATGAATTGCTAAATTGGTACGATCAGCATAAAAGAAGTATGCCCTGGAGAGATGCTGGTGACCCGTACAAAACCTGGGTCTCCGAGATCATGTTACAGCAAACCCGGGTAGAACAGGCAACTCCTTATTTTCTGAATTTCATTTCTCAGTTTCCTACCGTAGACGAACTTGCTGCAGCCGAGCAGCAGGATGTACTTAAAGCCTGGGAAGGTCTCGGCTATTACAGCAGGGCCCGTAATTTGCATTATGCAGCAAAACAGGTCAGTGAAGAGATGAATGGTAATATTCCGGGAACCTATAAAGAATTACTCGGGCTTAAAGGAATAGGCCCTTACACTGCCGCAGCTATCTCCAGTATTTCATTTGACGAAACCAGGGCTGCTGTGGATGGTAACGTCATCCGGGTTATTTGCAGACTGTACGGTATCGAGGATGATGTCAGAAGCACGAAGACCAGGAATCAGGTTCAGGAACTTGCTGACCAACTCATACACAAAAAACGGCCCGGTGACCATAATCAGGCCATGATGGAACTGGGGTCACAGATCTGCACTCCCACTTCACCGGATTGTGAACATTGTCCGGTACATACACATTGTGTCGCTCACAAAATGGCCCGAACCGATTCCATTCCATATAAATCAAAAGCCGGGAAAAAGCCCCATAAACATATAGGAGTTGGTATCATTCATAATGAAGACGGCCGGGTCCTTATCGCTTTACGACCGGAAGACGTGATGCTTGGCGGGCTTTGGGAGTTTCCCGGCGGTAAGCAGGAAAAAGAAGAAGAGATCACCGAAACGGTCATCAGAGAATTGAAAGAAGAACTGGGGGTTGAGGTCAAAATCATCCGCCCGTTCATGGACCTCAAACACACCTACTCACATTTCTCGATTACACTTCACTCCTTTATCTGCATAATTGATGAAGGTACTCCTAAACCCAGATCCAGTCAGGAGATAAAATGGGTAAAGATCAATGAACTGGAACAGTACCCTTTTCCGAAAGCTAATAAATCACTTACTGAGAAATTAATTAATAACGGTATCTAA
- a CDS encoding TIGR02757 family protein produces the protein MPKKKKKLRNRSKKKILELKPFLDEMIEKVEVPDYIDEDPVQFMHAFDLKQDQEIAGFYAGIMAWGRRDIVVAKVNDLLRRMDYRPYDFVRSFDESDAEVFKGFKHRTFKPVDMYWFTRTLQVIINQWETFEDFWSSCYQQALEEDRDVVAVFNDRFFSFFPQIPQRCHKHIANPERNSSTKRLYMYLRWCIRKDSPVDPGIMNFMSPAELKIPLDVHVARQARRLGLLSRRQNDWKAVLELNDKMKLLDPDDPAKYDYALFGIGVLNEELPEAWIYNKNVD, from the coding sequence TTGCCAAAAAAGAAGAAAAAACTCCGAAATCGATCCAAAAAGAAAATCCTGGAACTAAAGCCTTTTCTGGATGAGATGATAGAAAAGGTGGAAGTGCCTGACTATATTGATGAAGACCCTGTACAGTTCATGCATGCCTTTGACCTTAAGCAGGATCAGGAGATCGCCGGATTCTACGCAGGCATTATGGCCTGGGGAAGAAGAGATATCGTGGTAGCTAAGGTTAACGACCTGCTCCGGAGAATGGATTACCGCCCATACGATTTTGTCCGAAGCTTTGATGAATCTGATGCTGAAGTTTTCAAAGGCTTTAAACATCGGACGTTTAAGCCGGTGGATATGTACTGGTTCACCCGTACACTGCAGGTCATCATAAATCAATGGGAAACCTTTGAGGACTTCTGGAGCAGCTGTTATCAGCAAGCTCTTGAAGAAGACCGCGATGTAGTTGCGGTCTTTAATGATCGCTTTTTTTCTTTTTTTCCTCAGATCCCGCAGCGCTGCCATAAACATATCGCAAACCCGGAACGGAACAGCTCGACCAAACGACTCTATATGTATCTTCGGTGGTGCATACGAAAAGATAGTCCGGTAGATCCGGGTATCATGAACTTCATGAGCCCTGCCGAGCTTAAGATCCCTCTGGATGTACATGTTGCCAGACAGGCAAGGCGACTGGGTCTTCTCTCCAGAAGGCAAAATGACTGGAAGGCGGTACTGGAACTCAATGACAAAATGAAACTTCTGGATCCGGATGATCCGGCAAAGTACGATTATGCCCTGTTTGGCATAGGAGTTCTGAATGAAGAACTGCCGGAAGCATGGATCTATAATAAGAATGTCGACTGA
- the rpsU gene encoding 30S ribosomal protein S21, protein MLGVEVKDNESIDRAINRFKKMVTRSRILNEYKDRQQYTKPSVERREALKKAVREQRRRQRDNY, encoded by the coding sequence ATGCTAGGCGTTGAAGTTAAAGACAACGAAAGTATTGATCGCGCTATCAACCGTTTCAAAAAGATGGTGACCAGATCACGTATTCTTAATGAGTACAAAGATCGACAGCAGTACACCAAACCTTCTGTAGAAAGAAGAGAAGCGTTGAAGAAAGCGGTACGCGAACAGCGTCGTCGCCAGCGTGACAACTACTAA
- the radA gene encoding DNA repair protein RadA, with protein sequence MAKSKSEFICSECGYTSPKWMGSCPSCSSWGTFEERSKEKSTDSKHKAKIEGIDSDVKPKKLSEVDDRQRDRLKSGIGELDRVLGGGFLKGSYTLLGGEPGVGKSTLTLQIAKANEDMKILYCAGEESGGQIKQRAQRLGVQSDNLLIFNETQIDKLIDVAQKEEPDLLIVDSIQTVYRTELSSMPGSIQQVKECAALLQQLAKKRDVTTMVIGHVTKEGDIAGPRVLEHMVDTVLQFEGDKQYTYRLLRSLKNRFGAAQEVGVFEMRSEGLTEVSNPSELFISDKTSGVSGNAITCTMEGTRPLLIEVQALVTPSSYGTPQRTANGFDRNRLALLLAVLEKRAGYSFSQHDVYINVAGGFRLSDPAGDLAVILALVSSLKDDAIAQGKVFIGEVGLGGELRSVPHLDQRVKESKKLGFKDVVVPYQKGNQGDSYIIQTIKKALG encoded by the coding sequence TTGGCTAAGAGTAAATCAGAATTCATTTGTTCGGAATGTGGCTACACCTCACCTAAGTGGATGGGAAGCTGTCCTTCATGCTCAAGCTGGGGTACTTTTGAAGAGCGGAGTAAAGAAAAAAGTACAGACTCGAAGCATAAAGCCAAGATCGAGGGTATAGATTCTGATGTAAAACCGAAGAAATTAAGTGAAGTGGATGACCGCCAGAGAGATCGTCTAAAGAGCGGCATTGGTGAACTGGATCGGGTGCTTGGCGGTGGTTTTCTGAAAGGATCTTATACGTTGTTGGGTGGAGAGCCGGGAGTTGGGAAAAGTACATTAACGCTGCAGATCGCCAAAGCCAATGAAGACATGAAGATCCTGTATTGTGCAGGGGAGGAGTCAGGGGGACAGATCAAACAGCGAGCTCAGCGGCTGGGTGTCCAGTCCGATAATCTGCTGATCTTCAATGAAACCCAGATCGATAAACTGATCGATGTAGCTCAGAAGGAAGAACCTGATCTCCTGATCGTGGACTCCATTCAAACGGTTTACAGAACTGAGCTTAGCAGTATGCCCGGTAGCATTCAGCAGGTAAAAGAATGTGCAGCATTGTTGCAGCAACTTGCAAAGAAAAGAGATGTGACCACCATGGTGATCGGTCACGTAACCAAGGAAGGGGATATTGCAGGCCCCAGGGTGCTGGAGCATATGGTGGATACGGTTCTGCAGTTTGAGGGCGATAAGCAATATACCTACCGCTTGTTACGAAGTCTGAAAAATCGTTTCGGAGCTGCACAGGAGGTTGGTGTATTTGAGATGCGATCAGAGGGTCTTACCGAAGTATCGAATCCTTCAGAGCTTTTTATATCCGATAAGACCAGCGGGGTAAGCGGCAATGCTATTACCTGTACAATGGAGGGGACCAGACCTTTGCTTATAGAAGTTCAGGCACTGGTAACACCTAGTTCTTATGGAACTCCTCAGCGTACCGCAAACGGGTTTGACCGTAATCGACTGGCCTTATTACTTGCTGTACTGGAAAAGAGAGCTGGTTATTCCTTTTCCCAGCATGATGTATATATAAATGTTGCAGGTGGTTTCAGGCTGAGCGACCCGGCAGGAGATCTGGCGGTGATACTGGCACTGGTATCGAGTCTGAAGGATGATGCCATTGCACAGGGTAAGGTATTTATCGGTGAGGTAGGACTGGGCGGAGAACTCAGAAGTGTGCCACATCTGGATCAGCGCGTGAAAGAGTCAAAAAAATTAGGCTTCAAGGATGTGGTAGTACCCTATCAGAAGGGTAATCAGGGCGACAGTTATATTATTCAGACCATAAAAAAAGCCCTCGGTTAA
- a CDS encoding YbhN family protein — translation MSSSSENISSPLSFLSKRYFIISVSLSLFTMAAVIYWTYTPGILEDLKPKRLPGLFLALVVSFLRVWFSAAKIRYLSEKMLSWIASFRIVLAWDFTSAVTPSTIGGAPMATYAMSKEGLNLGESSAIVLYGVLLDQIWFAMAIPILLIAGIYYEVVPPAIGLVGEASMITLYIALLSYAGLLAYGVLVNPSAIKKVVNKIFKLPFLRRYSTRIEEEAENLEDYAHSLKQKPASFLVKTFLLSTGSWLCRIALPTIVVLSLLPAPEVLSVLRSLAMNLAFLVVPTPGGSGGVEGLFVLFQGPLISRASFIGLAVFLWRIISYYISIGFGIMSTTWYIKKSVDKNQVAE, via the coding sequence TTGAGTAGTTCCAGCGAAAATATCAGTTCACCTTTATCTTTTCTGTCGAAGAGATATTTCATCATATCTGTAAGTCTTAGTTTATTCACAATGGCAGCAGTGATCTACTGGACTTACACTCCCGGTATACTGGAAGATCTGAAGCCTAAAAGGTTACCCGGTCTTTTCCTTGCACTGGTTGTTTCATTTCTGAGAGTCTGGTTTTCAGCGGCTAAGATCCGGTATCTGTCTGAAAAGATGCTCAGCTGGATCGCTTCCTTCCGGATCGTGCTTGCCTGGGACTTTACTTCCGCAGTAACTCCCTCAACCATTGGAGGTGCTCCAATGGCAACTTATGCCATGAGTAAAGAAGGACTGAATCTCGGGGAATCGAGTGCTATTGTTCTATACGGAGTGTTACTGGATCAGATCTGGTTTGCCATGGCAATACCGATCCTGCTGATTGCAGGGATCTATTATGAAGTGGTTCCTCCGGCAATAGGATTGGTAGGTGAGGCGTCTATGATAACCCTGTACATTGCACTTCTGTCTTATGCAGGATTACTCGCCTACGGAGTGCTGGTTAACCCGTCTGCCATTAAAAAGGTAGTGAATAAGATCTTCAAGCTTCCGTTTCTAAGAAGATACAGTACCCGCATTGAAGAAGAAGCTGAGAACCTGGAAGATTATGCCCATTCCCTGAAACAGAAACCGGCATCTTTCTTAGTTAAGACCTTTCTGCTTTCTACCGGATCCTGGTTATGTCGCATAGCCTTACCGACCATTGTAGTACTGAGTCTTCTTCCTGCTCCTGAAGTGCTATCTGTGCTCAGAAGCCTGGCTATGAATCTTGCATTCCTGGTAGTACCTACCCCGGGAGGAAGCGGGGGAGTAGAGGGGCTTTTTGTGCTTTTCCAGGGTCCTCTCATAAGCAGGGCATCTTTCATAGGACTTGCGGTATTCTTATGGAGGATCATTAGTTATTATATCAGCATAGGATTCGGGATCATGTCAACTACCTGGTATATCAAGAAAAGTGTAGATAAGAATCAGGTTGCGGAGTAA
- a CDS encoding class I fructose-bisphosphate aldolase, producing the protein MSLGTKSIEELLGDEAADLLGHTCETISKDRIIQPGPSYVDDVWYHSDRNNRVLANLQRILDNGRLGGTGFMSILPVDQGIEHSAGASFAKNPDYFDPDHIVNLAIEAGCNAVASTFGALASVSRKYAHKIPFVVKINHNELLTYPNNFDQIMFGTIDQAYDMGAAAVGATIYFGSEESNRQIVEVAKAFEYAHQLGMATILWCYTRNSAFKVDGVDYHSSADLTGQANHLGTTLGADIIKQKQPTNNGGYKALNSGDSSYGKLDERIYTELTTDHPIDLTRYQVANCFMGRAGLINSGGASGSNDFADAVKTAVINKRAGGMGLISGRKAFQRPIAEGVKLLNMIQDVYLDDEITLA; encoded by the coding sequence ATGTCACTTGGAACAAAGAGTATTGAGGAACTTCTCGGGGATGAGGCCGCTGATCTTTTAGGCCATACCTGCGAAACTATCAGCAAAGACAGGATTATACAACCAGGACCATCATATGTTGATGATGTATGGTATCATTCAGACAGAAATAACAGGGTTTTAGCAAACCTGCAAAGAATATTAGATAACGGTCGTCTGGGCGGAACCGGTTTCATGTCCATCTTGCCGGTTGACCAGGGTATCGAACACTCAGCCGGTGCATCTTTTGCAAAAAACCCGGATTATTTCGATCCGGATCATATCGTTAACCTGGCAATTGAAGCAGGTTGCAATGCGGTTGCCTCCACATTTGGAGCTCTTGCATCCGTTTCAAGAAAATATGCTCATAAGATCCCATTTGTGGTGAAGATCAACCATAATGAGCTTCTCACATATCCTAACAATTTTGATCAGATCATGTTTGGTACGATCGATCAGGCTTACGATATGGGTGCTGCTGCAGTAGGAGCAACCATCTATTTCGGTTCGGAAGAGTCTAATCGTCAGATTGTTGAGGTTGCAAAAGCCTTTGAATATGCGCATCAGCTAGGAATGGCTACTATACTTTGGTGTTACACACGAAATTCGGCATTCAAGGTAGACGGAGTGGATTACCATAGTTCTGCAGACCTGACTGGTCAGGCAAATCACCTAGGAACTACTTTAGGTGCAGATATCATCAAGCAGAAGCAGCCTACCAACAATGGTGGTTATAAAGCGCTGAACAGTGGTGATTCCAGTTACGGAAAACTTGATGAGCGCATCTACACTGAACTTACAACCGATCACCCGATTGACCTTACACGCTATCAGGTAGCGAATTGTTTTATGGGAAGAGCCGGACTGATCAACTCTGGCGGAGCTTCCGGTTCCAATGATTTCGCAGATGCTGTTAAAACTGCAGTGATCAACAAAAGAGCCGGTGGTATGGGCCTTATCAGTGGACGTAAAGCATTTCAGCGACCTATTGCTGAAGGCGTTAAGTTGCTGAACATGATCCAGGATGTATATCTGGATGATGAGATCACCCTTGCCTGA
- the dusB gene encoding tRNA dihydrouridine synthase DusB: MQIGEVKLPEKPLFLAPMEDVTDSPFRQICRSMGADIVFTEFISSEALIRDSDIALHKMDFKEKERPFGVQIFGGREEAMEGATKVAINNNPDVVDINFGCPVYKVVNKGAGAACLKDLDMMERMAGTVVDAAGDKPVTVKTRLGWDDSTIRIQEVALMLQKLGVKALTVHARTRAQKYKGDARWEWLKKLTDTPGLEIPIIGNGDVTTPELAEKMFNETGVNGVMIGRGAIGNPWIFKNTRHYLATGESLPEPTIQERLELCAEQLRLSCEHQGERYGVIIMKKHYGQYLKGIRNGKRLRMEIMEHKEMQPIIELLMNFSEKELFTVVH; encoded by the coding sequence ATGCAGATCGGAGAAGTTAAATTACCTGAAAAACCCCTATTCCTTGCCCCAATGGAAGACGTCACAGACTCACCTTTCCGGCAGATCTGTCGTTCAATGGGAGCTGATATTGTATTCACCGAATTCATCAGTTCGGAAGCTCTGATACGCGATTCCGATATTGCGCTGCATAAAATGGACTTCAAAGAAAAGGAACGTCCCTTTGGCGTTCAGATCTTTGGCGGACGTGAGGAAGCAATGGAAGGTGCTACCAAAGTGGCGATAAACAATAATCCGGATGTGGTTGATATCAATTTCGGATGCCCGGTCTATAAAGTTGTAAACAAAGGCGCCGGTGCTGCCTGCTTAAAAGACCTGGATATGATGGAACGGATGGCCGGCACAGTAGTGGACGCGGCAGGCGACAAACCGGTAACAGTAAAGACTCGACTGGGCTGGGACGACAGTACAATACGCATTCAGGAAGTCGCACTAATGCTGCAGAAGCTGGGGGTAAAAGCACTAACCGTTCACGCAAGAACCCGTGCACAGAAATATAAAGGCGATGCCCGCTGGGAATGGCTGAAGAAACTCACCGATACTCCCGGACTCGAGATCCCGATCATCGGTAACGGTGATGTTACAACTCCGGAACTTGCCGAAAAGATGTTTAATGAGACCGGTGTGAATGGAGTCATGATCGGACGTGGAGCTATAGGTAATCCCTGGATATTCAAAAACACCCGCCATTATCTTGCGACCGGTGAATCTCTGCCGGAGCCCACTATACAGGAACGGCTGGAGCTTTGTGCAGAACAGCTCCGGCTATCATGTGAGCACCAGGGAGAACGATACGGTGTGATCATTATGAAAAAGCATTATGGGCAGTATCTGAAAGGGATCCGTAACGGGAAAAGGCTCAGAATGGAGATCATGGAGCACAAAGAAATGCAGCCTATCATCGAACTGCTGATGAATTTCTCCGAAAAAGAGCTCTTCACGGTGGTCCATTGA
- the serS gene encoding serine--tRNA ligase, producing MLDINFIRDHKEIVENAITNKGEKDVSIVSKVIETDEKWRTLVHKVDTLRSESNTKAKEIGKLMGQGKKDEAQAIISETSRMKEEIKDLDEDLKAIAEERNELLLRIPNIPHESVPVGSNENDNEVFKEWGEFPEGDWRKAHWEIFERYGWVDFERGVKVTGAGFPFYVGPVAQLQRALINFFINEASEAGYTELQAPYFVNEDSARGTGQIPDKEDMMYVIPRDEFFAIPTAEVPVTNFHRDEIIPDEEIPKKYVCYTPCWRREAGSYGKDVRGLNRLHQFDKVELVKIVRPEDSYDELEDLREHAESLLEKLELPYRTLLMCTGDMGFTQTKKYDLEVWSPGQDRWLEVSSCSNFESFQARRMQLRFRKDGKDIETAHTLNGSGLALPRVVAAIIEHYQEENGKIRVPKVLKPFFNRECL from the coding sequence ATGCTCGATATTAATTTCATCAGGGATCATAAAGAGATCGTTGAAAATGCGATCACCAATAAAGGGGAAAAAGACGTTTCGATCGTCAGTAAGGTTATCGAAACTGATGAAAAATGGAGAACCCTGGTTCATAAGGTGGATACTCTGCGGAGTGAAAGCAATACGAAGGCCAAAGAGATCGGTAAACTGATGGGGCAGGGTAAAAAAGATGAAGCCCAGGCGATCATAAGTGAAACTTCCCGGATGAAGGAAGAGATCAAAGACCTTGACGAAGATTTAAAAGCTATCGCAGAGGAAAGAAATGAGCTGCTGTTACGCATTCCCAACATCCCTCATGAAAGTGTCCCGGTTGGTTCAAATGAAAATGATAATGAGGTTTTCAAAGAGTGGGGAGAATTCCCGGAAGGTGACTGGAGAAAAGCACACTGGGAAATATTTGAGCGCTATGGATGGGTAGATTTTGAAAGGGGTGTAAAGGTTACCGGTGCAGGATTTCCTTTTTATGTCGGTCCCGTTGCCCAGTTACAGCGGGCTCTGATTAATTTCTTTATTAATGAAGCCTCAGAAGCAGGATATACTGAATTACAGGCTCCTTATTTTGTAAACGAAGATTCCGCAAGGGGAACTGGTCAGATCCCGGATAAAGAGGATATGATGTATGTGATTCCCCGGGATGAGTTTTTTGCAATTCCGACCGCTGAGGTGCCGGTTACTAATTTTCACCGGGACGAGATCATCCCTGACGAAGAAATTCCAAAAAAATATGTTTGTTATACTCCCTGCTGGAGAAGAGAGGCAGGGTCATATGGAAAAGATGTTCGCGGATTGAACCGTCTGCATCAGTTTGATAAAGTTGAGCTGGTCAAGATCGTGCGACCGGAAGATTCTTATGATGAACTGGAAGATCTGAGAGAACATGCAGAGTCGTTACTGGAAAAACTGGAGTTACCCTACCGGACGTTACTGATGTGTACCGGTGATATGGGTTTTACCCAGACTAAGAAATATGATCTGGAAGTCTGGAGCCCTGGGCAGGACCGATGGCTGGAAGTCAGTTCCTGTTCAAATTTCGAGAGTTTCCAGGCCCGGAGGATGCAGCTCAGATTCCGTAAAGACGGAAAAGACATTGAAACAGCACACACACTGAACGGAAGCGGTCTGGCATTGCCAAGAGTAGTTGCAGCGATCATAGAGCACTATCAGGAAGAAAACGGCAAGATCAGAGTGCCTAAGGTTTTAAAGCCTTTCTTTAACCGGGAATGTCTCTGA
- a CDS encoding Lrp/AsnC family transcriptional regulator: MSHLLDEIDVAILKHLQENGRAQRNTIAELVGLSVPSVSERMKKLEEKGLIQGYNAILDSRAFNFDITAFIFVQVDGSENYNIFVEKVMDEEEILECHSITGDGSHFLKVRTKNTASFERLLSRIQSWEGVSKTRSNLVLSSFKETRSLPIEQATELIKKS, from the coding sequence ATGAGTCATTTACTGGATGAAATTGATGTTGCGATTCTGAAACATCTTCAGGAGAACGGACGGGCACAAAGAAATACTATCGCTGAACTGGTAGGATTATCTGTTCCTTCGGTATCGGAGAGAATGAAAAAACTGGAAGAAAAAGGACTCATTCAGGGCTATAATGCGATACTTGACAGCCGGGCTTTTAATTTTGACATCACTGCATTTATTTTTGTGCAGGTGGATGGTTCTGAAAACTATAATATCTTTGTTGAAAAGGTGATGGATGAGGAAGAGATACTGGAATGTCACTCGATCACCGGAGATGGTTCTCATTTCCTGAAAGTCCGTACAAAAAACACCGCTTCCTTCGAACGTCTGTTATCCCGTATTCAATCATGGGAAGGCGTAAGCAAGACCCGCTCTAACCTGGTGCTTTCCAGCTTTAAGGAAACCAGAAGTCTGCCAATTGAGCAGGCTACTGAGCTGATCAAAAAGAGCTAA
- a CDS encoding sigma-54 interaction domain-containing protein, whose protein sequence is MDREVFQEQYGLLGNSPAMKQVVDKIMQVARTDITVLLQGESGVGKDVTARAIHGASNRKHHNLVIVNCGAIPEGIIESELFGHEKGAFTGANESREGYFEKADQGTIFLDEIGDTPKNVQVKLLRVLESGEFFRVGSSKIQTTDVRVIAATNQNLWELVQEGSFREDLYYRLDTVQIHLPALRERQEDIIPIFRKFVQEYSARYDSVFKGFSDDARELLISYRWPGNIRELRNVAEQLVVLEKSQFIDKERLQKYLKGRQHEGSADNLPMVPTEDTGKQQENNFGQRDRELVYRALVELRNDIADVKKMFANFLYSTFSSKDIKALPSSVLSEVEDHDLGKMNVDLGHESSLGMQSMPDEEEIPAKEISEVEEFLGNDIIPSIEDTEKFLIQQALKKFDGNRRKASETLGISERTLYRKLDQYGLQ, encoded by the coding sequence ATGGATCGAGAAGTATTTCAGGAACAGTACGGTTTATTAGGCAACTCCCCTGCTATGAAGCAGGTGGTAGATAAAATAATGCAGGTTGCCAGGACCGATATCACGGTATTACTACAGGGCGAAAGCGGGGTCGGAAAAGACGTCACCGCCCGTGCGATACATGGAGCAAGCAACCGAAAGCATCATAACCTGGTGATCGTGAACTGTGGTGCAATTCCTGAAGGTATCATTGAAAGTGAGCTGTTTGGCCATGAAAAAGGAGCTTTCACCGGAGCTAATGAATCCAGGGAAGGCTATTTTGAAAAAGCCGATCAGGGGACCATTTTCCTGGACGAGATCGGAGATACTCCTAAAAATGTACAGGTAAAGCTTCTTCGCGTTCTCGAAAGCGGTGAGTTTTTCCGTGTGGGCTCTTCTAAGATACAGACAACGGATGTAAGAGTAATTGCAGCAACCAACCAAAATCTGTGGGAGCTGGTACAGGAGGGTTCTTTTCGCGAAGACCTGTACTATCGACTGGATACTGTTCAGATCCATTTACCTGCGCTGAGAGAAAGACAGGAAGACATCATTCCCATCTTCCGAAAATTTGTACAGGAATATTCTGCCCGTTATGACTCAGTATTCAAGGGATTTTCAGACGATGCCCGCGAACTGCTTATTTCTTACCGATGGCCGGGAAATATCAGGGAACTGAGAAACGTGGCTGAACAACTCGTAGTCCTGGAAAAATCTCAGTTCATCGATAAAGAGCGCCTGCAAAAATATCTGAAAGGAAGGCAGCATGAAGGTTCGGCCGACAACCTGCCTATGGTTCCCACAGAGGATACGGGAAAACAGCAGGAAAATAACTTTGGACAACGCGACCGCGAGTTGGTTTACCGCGCACTGGTTGAACTGCGAAATGATATTGCGGATGTAAAGAAGATGTTTGCCAACTTCCTCTATTCCACCTTTTCCAGCAAAGATATCAAAGCACTTCCTTCGTCTGTATTATCAGAGGTAGAAGATCATGACCTTGGCAAAATGAATGTGGACCTGGGCCACGAATCCTCACTTGGAATGCAGTCCATGCCGGATGAGGAGGAGATTCCCGCAAAAGAGATCTCAGAAGTGGAAGAGTTTCTGGGTAATGATATCATACCTTCTATTGAGGATACTGAAAAATTCCTCATTCAGCAGGCCTTAAAGAAATTTGACGGCAACCGCCGGAAAGCCTCCGAAACACTCGGGATCAGTGAAAGAACACTGTACCGGAAACTGGATCAGTATGGCCTTCAATAG
- a CDS encoding LptE family protein, producing MAFNRSIIALILIALFSTSCLRYSFTGASIPDGVNTIFIPFFPDQSNSGLGDLSQRLNDALIERFVNQSKLQLANNESDADAVISGVITSYSNRPFSITGSEQADQNQVQIGVRGSFKYTGDEEALWNKNFNGNFTFDPTEDPINGERDAANGALQQIANNMFNDAVSNW from the coding sequence ATGGCCTTCAATAGATCGATCATAGCGCTCATTCTGATCGCATTATTTTCCACTTCCTGTCTTCGCTACAGCTTTACAGGTGCTTCAATACCTGATGGGGTAAACACGATCTTCATCCCTTTTTTCCCGGATCAGTCGAATAGCGGCCTCGGAGATCTGAGCCAGAGACTGAATGACGCGCTGATAGAGCGATTTGTAAATCAGAGCAAACTTCAGCTGGCAAACAATGAAAGTGATGCAGATGCAGTAATAAGTGGAGTTATTACCTCATACAGTAACCGGCCTTTCAGTATCACAGGCAGTGAACAAGCGGATCAAAATCAGGTGCAGATCGGAGTACGCGGTTCATTTAAATATACCGGCGATGAAGAAGCTTTATGGAATAAAAACTTTAACGGAAATTTTACTTTTGACCCCACCGAGGATCCGATAAACGGGGAAAGGGATGCAGCAAACGGGGCATTACAACAGATCGCGAATAATATGTTCAATGATGCGGTCAGTAACTGGTAA